A genomic region of Ictidomys tridecemlineatus isolate mIctTri1 chromosome 10, mIctTri1.hap1, whole genome shotgun sequence contains the following coding sequences:
- the Cep20 gene encoding centrosomal protein 20 isoform X3, which translates to MRAFAARPRRPLKMATVAELKAVLKDTLEKRGVLGHLKARIRAEVFSALDDDHEPRPTLSHENLLINELIREYLEFNKYKYTASVLTAAFRWTQ; encoded by the exons ATGCGCGCTTTCGCGGCGCGCCCCCGGCGGCCGTTGAAAATGGCGACTGTCGCCGAGCTCAAGGCTG tTTTAAAGGACACCTTGGAAAAAAGGGGGGTACTAGGGCATTTAAAAGCAAGGATCCGAGCTGAAGTTTTCAGTGCCCTAGATGATGATCATGAACCCCGACCAACGTTGTCTCATGAAAACCTTCTAATTAACGAATTAATTCGGGAGTACTTGGAATTCAACAAATATAAGTATACGGCATCGGTCCTCACAGCAG cttttaggtggacacaataa
- the Cep20 gene encoding centrosomal protein 20 isoform X2 gives MRAFAARPRRPLKMATVAELKAVLKDTLEKRGVLGHLKARIRAEVFSALDDDHEPRPTLSHENLLINELIREYLEFNKYKYTASVLTAESGQPAVPLDRQFLVRELNAFEESKDNKM, from the exons ATGCGCGCTTTCGCGGCGCGCCCCCGGCGGCCGTTGAAAATGGCGACTGTCGCCGAGCTCAAGGCTG tTTTAAAGGACACCTTGGAAAAAAGGGGGGTACTAGGGCATTTAAAAGCAAGGATCCGAGCTGAAGTTTTCAGTGCCCTAGATGATGATCATGAACCCCGACCAACGTTGTCTCATGAAAACCTTCTAATTAACGAATTAATTCGGGAGTACTTGGAATTCAACAAATATAAGTATACGGCATCGGTCCTCACAGCAG AATCTGGTCAACCTGCAGTTCCACTGGACAGACAGTTTCTCGTCCGTGAACTAAATGCCTTTGAAGAGTCAAAGGACAACAAAATGTAA